DNA from Kitasatospora acidiphila:
CGCCCCCGGGTGCTCTCCGGCATCCAGCCCACCTCCGGCTCCTTCCACCTGGGCAACTACCTCGGCGCGGTGCGCCAGTGGGTGGACCTCCAGAAGGACAACGACGCCTTCTACATGGTCGTCGACCTGCATGCGATCACCGTCCCGCAGGACCCGGCCGCCTTGCGCGAGAACAGCCGGGTCTCGGTCGCCCAGCTGCTCGGGGCCGGCGTCGACCCGGAGCACTGCACCCTCTTCCTCCAGTCGCACGTGCCCGAGCACGCCGAGCTCGGCTGGGTGATGAACTGCCTGACCGGCTTCGGCGAGGCCGCCCGGATGACCCAGTTCAAGGACAAGTCCGCCAAGCAGGGCAGCGACAGCACCACGGTCGGCCTGTTCACCTACCCGGTCCTGATGGTCGCCGACGTGCTGCTCTACCAAGCCGACGCGGTGCCGGTCGGCGAGGACCAGCGCCAGCACCTGGAGCTCACCCGGGACCTGGCCGAGCGCTTCAACACCAGGTACCAGCCGACCTTCACCATCCCGAAGCCGTACATCCTCAAGGAGACGGCGAAGATCATGGACCTGCAGGACCCGACCGCCAAGATGAGCAAGTCGGCGGCCTCCCCCAAGGGTCTGGTCAGCCTGCTGGACGACCCCAAGGTCAGCGCCAAGAAGTTCAAGAGCGCGGTCACCGACACCGACACGGTGGTCTCCTACGACGAGGAGAAGAAGGCGGGCGTCTCCAACCTGCTGCGGATCCACTCGGCGCTCAGCGGCCAGAGCATCGAGCAGCTGGTGGCGCACTTCGAGGGCAAGATGTACGGCGCGCTCAAGACCGAGCTGGCCGAGCTGTTCACCGAGTGGGTCGGCCCGTTCCAGCAGCGCACCCGCGAGTTCCTGGACGACCCGGCCGAGCTGGACCGGGTGCTCGCGGTCGGCGCCGCCAAGGCCCGCGAGGTCGCCGCGGTGACGCTGGAGACGGTCTACGACCGCATCGGCTTCGTGCCCGCCGCGAAGCGTTAATGGGGGAGCCTGGGCTGATGGCGTCGCTCGGGCCCACCGGCGGCATCGGCCGGCCATCGGCCGGCGCCGCCGGTTCTGCACTGACCATCGGGGTCGCGGTCACCGTTCCGGAGCCGTTCGGCTCCGCGATCCAGGACGCCCGCGCCGGTCATGGCGATCCGCAGGCCCGGGCGATACCCACCCATGTCACGCTGCTGCCGCCGACCGAGGTGGCCGCCGAGCGGCTGCCCGAGGTGCGTGCTCACCTGGCGGCGGTGGCGGCGGCGCGGCGGCCGTTCCGCATGCTGCTGCACGGCAGTGACACCTTCCGCCCGGTCTCCCCGGTGGTCTTCATCCGGGTCGAGGAGGGCGCGCAGGAGTGCCGGGAGCTGGAGGCGGCGATCCGCTCCGGCCCGCTGGCCCGGGAGCTGGCCTTCCCCTACCACCCCCACGTGACGGTCGCGCACGGCCTGCCGGACCTGGTGCTCGACCAGGCGCTCGCCGACGCCCGCACCTTCCACGCGGCCTTCACCGTGCCGGGCTTCACGCTCTCCCGGTTCGGTGCGGACGAGGTCTGGCGGCCCTGGCACGGATACGCCTTTAGCGGGCACTGAATGCTTGCGCTATTCTGTGAATGACGATTCCCAGGGTTCTCCCAGGTTTCCTGGGGTCATAAACTCTCATTACTTACTCATTCACTCCACCGTGTGCTGAACGTTATACTCGGGCCTCAATGGCTACGGGGGTCTTGGGCCAGAATGCACACCGTCCTGGAGAGATGATGCGCTGTCCCCGCACGGCCCGGCAGCTGATGCGCGCTGTGGCCCGCCGGGCTCGTCGGGTCGGTTTGCTACCGACCGTAACCGTGCCCAGGCAGCGGACTGCCGAGGAGCCGGTGGCTCCGGTGCAGCCGGAGCCGGTGCCCGAACCTGAACCCGAGCCCGAGCCGGTGCCGCCCACTCCCGAGGAGCTGCGCGCCGCCCGGGAGGAGCAGCTGCTCCAGGCCTCGCCCCAACTGGTGCGCGCGGACGGCCGGTTGGCCGAGGTGCGGGACGATCTGCTCTCCGGGGACGCCTATCTGCACAACTTCACCGAGGTCGCGCGGCTGCTGACCCGGGCCGGGGTGCGGTTCGCGCCGCTCGGCGGCCAGTGGACCCGCCAGTGGGTGGCGATCGCGCCGGGCCAGCGGGAGGCGGTGCTGGCCGCCTGCGCCGAGGCGTTCGAGGGGCTGCCGGTCTACGCGGACCTGCTGGGCCATGATGTGACGCTCGGTTCGGTGCTGGCCGAAGAGCTGCCGGCCGCCGTCGCGGCCCTGGAGTGGCCCGACGGGCTGCCGGGGGAGCCGTCCGACCGGCAGTTGGACGAGCCGTCGGACGACCGGTCCGCCGCGGACGCCGCCGAGGGGGAGACCACCGCCGAGGCCGACGCCGAGGAGAGCGGGGAGACGCCGGTCGACGAGCCGGCCGAGCCCCGCGTGCGGGTCAAGGGGGTGCGGATCTACCGGCCGGTGACGACCAGTGGCAAGACCCTGCTCTACGGCCCCGAGCACGGCTGCGACCTGGACTTCTGGGACGCCGGCGGCGACGACCGCGGCGCGGTCGCGGCGATCCACGAGCCGCCGTTCGGTTGGTGGGTGCCCTCGCTGGAGGCCGACGCCGTGGCGCGGATCGGCGGCAGCGACTACCCGGTGCCGCAGGCCTTCGTCCAGCCGCGGCTGGACGACGTCACCTTCCCGGTGGACGCCGTGATCACCTGGGTCGACGACAACGACCCGGCCTGGCGGGAGCGCCGGGCCGAGCGGTTGGCCGCGATGTCCGCCCGCCCGGCCACCGGGGACGGTGCCGAACGCTTCCGCAACCGGGACGAGTTGCGCTACTGTCTGCGATCGATCGCGATGTACGCGCCGTGGATTCGCCGCGTGTACCTTGTGACGGACGGTCAGTGTCCCGACTGGTTGGCGACCGAGCACCCGGACGTCACCGTGGTGGCACATCGTCAGCTGTTCGCCGATGCGACAATATTGCCGGTATTCAACTCGCATGCCATCGAGACCCAACTGCACCGAATTCCGGACCTCGCCGAACATTTCCTCTATTTCAACGACGACATGTTCCTCGGCCGACCGGTCCAGCCCGAACAGTTCTTCCAGGGCAATGGCGTGCCGCTGGTCAACCTCGACTCACGCGTGATCCCGCCCGGCCCGGTGGCGGCGGACGACGACGAGTACGTCGCGCCGCAGAAGAACACCCGGGCGCTGATCCGGCGCGAGCACGGCCGCGAGACCAGCCGGGTGCTCAGCCACACCCCGTACCCGATGACCCGTTCGCTGCTGGCCGAGTGCGCCGAGGTCTTCGCGGCCGAGCTGGCCGCCACCGCCCGCTCGCCGTTCCGCTCCCGCTCGGACGTCGCGCCGATCACCCTGGCGGTCGGCCACGGCTACCTGACCGGCCGGATCGCCTGGGGCCGGCTCGGCCACCGCTACCTGGACGTCGACCGGTACGCGGAGCTGGAGCGGCTTCCGGAGCTGCTGCAGTGGCGGGACACGGACAGCTTCTGCCTCAACGACGGTGATCTGGACGGGGTGCCGCCGGCCGAGCAGGACCGGCAGGTCACCGTGTTCCTGCAGGACTACTTCCCGGTGAGCGGGCCACTGGAGCGCACCCCGCCGGTGCCGGCCGCGCGCGCCCCGCTGGCCGTGGTGGAGCCCGCTTCGGAGCAGGAGGCTTCGGAGGAGCAAGCCTCGGCGGAGCAGGCCGTGGCCGAGCCGGCCGACTCGGAGCACCAGACGGTCTGACCCGCCGACCGCAGCAGAAAGCCTGTGGGGCCCGCACATCGCGGGCCCCACAGGCTTTCTGGCGACCGGTCAGCCGAGCAGGCCGTCCACCACCCGGGCGGCGGCGTGGCCGTCGTCCAGGTCGCAGTACTCGGACCGGAACCGCTCATAGGCGTCGCGGTACTCCCGGGCCACCTCGTCGACCCGGCCCAGCGTCTCGACCAGCTCCTGGGAGGTGCGCAGCAGCGGACCCGGCGCATCCTCGGTGAAGTCGAAGGTGAAGCCGCACAGGTTGTCCCGGTAGTGCTCCAGGTCGTAGGTGAAGAACAGCACCGGGCGGCCGGTGTTCATGAAGTCGAAGACCGAGGCCGAGTAGTCGGTCACCAGCACATCGGCGATCAGCAGCAGGTCGGCCATGTCGGGGTAGCGCGAGACGTCCCAGACGTAGCCGTTGCCGGCGTCCGGCACCGGGCCGAAGCAGTTGTGGTGCGGGCGGACCAGCAGCACCTGGTCCTCGCCGAGCGCCTCCCGGGCCGCGGCGACGTCCACGCGCAGGTCGATCTGGTAGCCGCCCTGCGGGCGCTTGCGGTCCTCCCGGAAGGTCGGCGCGTACAGCACCACCTTCTTGCCCTCCGGCAGACCGAGCCGGCGGCGCACCTCGGCGGCCCGCTTCTCCCGGTCGGGGGAGAACAGGATGTCGTTGTGCGGGTAGCCGGTCTCCAGCAGCTCGCCCTTGAAGTCGAAGGCGCGGCGCAGCACCGGCGAGGCGAACGAGGAGCCCGAGACGAGCTTGGTCCAGTTCGGCACCTCGCGGTCCAGGTGCTTCAGGTAGTTGCTGTCGATGAACCAGATCTTCTCGAAGTCGTGGCCGATCCGCTTCAGCGGACTGCCCACCCAGGTCTGGAGTATCACCTGGCCGGGCCGGCTCTTCATGAAGTCGGGCAGCTGGGCGCTGGTGACGATGTACTTGGCGGTGGCCATCGCCTCGAACCACTCGGGGCTCCACTGCCGCAGCGCGCGGGCGCTCTGCGGCAGCTCGGTCTGGCCGTCGTCCACCGTCCACAGGTGCTCCAGCGGCAGGCCGCGGCGGACCAGCTCCTCGTGGATCGCGCGCGGCGAGCCCGCGTACTGGCCGCCGCCCGCCACGTTGTAGAGCACCGCGTCGCGCAGCGGCTTCTGCTGGGCGGCGGGGTAGATCTCCTTGCGCAGCAGGCGCTGCCGGTAACCGCTGCGCTCGTGCGCGCCGAGGTCGGCGTGCGACTCCAGCGACAGGGTGTCGAAGTAGCGGCGCTCCAGGGTCACCTGCTTGCCGCGGGAGCGGATCTCCAGCGGCAGCCGGGTGTGGGCCGCCAGCGCCACGTGGGCCTTGGGCCAGGCGAATTCCGGGTCGCCGTCGACGGGCCGGAAGAAGAGGTCCCAGGTGCCCTTGTGCAGCGGCACCCGGCCGGCGTGGGTGCCCAGCGGCACGGCCGGCAGCTGCACCTCGAACCGGCCGTCCTTGACCACCAGCGGGTGCAGGTACTCCTCCTCCCGCCAGTTGTGGCGGAGCACCAGGTCGTAGTGGTGCTCGCCGGGCAGCGGGAACCGGCCGGACAGCGTGAAGCCGGCTTCGTCGGCCGCGGTCAGCTCGGTGACCACCGGCTGCACCACCTGGTCGGCGAACTGCAGGTGGCCGGTGTCGGTGGGCTTGGAGACCAGGGTGCGGGCGGTGCCCAGCGGGGCCTCGGGGTTGAGCGGCAGGTCCAGGTGCTCCAGCGGCACCCGGTCGTCCACCATGATCTCCAGCACGTCGCCGTTGGCCAGCAGCAGGCCGGCGTACCAGTGGTCGCTGGTGCGCTCGTCGGCCGCCGGGTCCAGCGCACGCCAGCGGTCGCGCACCTCGGCCAGCGAGGCCAGCGGGATCCGCGCCGTGAACGGCACCGGGCGACCGGTCGGGGTGCCGAACTCCACCGGGAAGTCGATCTTGATGCCGGATTCGCTGTGGTGCATCTGCAGCCGCATCCCGGCCAGCTCGGACGCGCTGCGCACGGTGCCGGTCAGCTCGACCGCGCCGTCCACCGCCTTGATCGAGCCGATCGCGGCGCGCAGCCTCTCGACCACCAGGTGCAGGAAGCCGTCCTTCAGGCGGGGCACCACCCGGGTGGTGGCGTCCGCCCAGTGGATCGGGTAGCTCTGCGCGGTGTCGGCCCAGCCACCGGAGATCCGGCCCTTGTAGACGCCCGACTTGCCGGCGCCGGCGACCAGCACCCGCCAGGTGCCGTCCTGCCACTGGCCGTGCTTCTTCAGCTTGGCCGGGTCGATCAGCACGGAGAAGCCGGACCAGTCGCAGCTGTACAGGTCGTGCGGCGAGGAGGCGGTGGCCTCCGGGGAGTACATGGTCTTGGTGGAGAAGGTGACGAACCGCTTCCCCTTGGCCTCGCGCAGCACGATCATCTTGACCAGGTCGTGCTTGCCCTCGGCGCCCAGGTGCTCGGGGAAGGCGTGCCCGGTCAGCTTGAGCTTGCCGTCCTCCCAGGACGACTGGTAGACCCGGCTGCGCATCACCAGCGCGTTGTCCAGCCGCAGCACGTCCGCCGGCACGCTCTTGCGCCCGCCGCGCAGGAACGGGTAGTCGGCGTACGGGCGCAGCAGGCCGCGCGCCGGGGCGGCGCCGTTGCTCTCGGCCTCGAACTGCATCTGCTCGACGAACTCGTCGATCCGGCCCTGCAGGGTCAGGTGGTACTTCAGCCGCAGCGGGGCCCGCAGCTTCTTGACGTGCTCGGGGCCGATCGCCCGGAGCAGCCGGCCCACGCACTGCACATAGGCGTCGCGGTAGTCCTGCTCGCCGTCGACCACCGACCAGAAGAACATCGGGATCTCCTCGACGAGGTTGTTCTCGTCGTAGGAGTGCAGGTAGTCGCGGTACTTGGGCTCGGGCTGCTTGCCCAGCCAGGCGCGGACCAGCTCCATCGAGGTGACCCGGTCGATCAGGCCCTTGGGGTTGGTGCGCATCTGGGTGATCGACATCTCGCCGACCTCGCGCTCACGCCAGTGGTAGATCGGGTCGGCCAGCACGTCCACGCTCTTGGCCATGTAGTGGTGCGGCACGCTGACCGGCGCGTCCTCGTAGAGGATGCCCTCGGGGTACAGCAGACCCGCCATGTCCCAGAACGAACGGCGGTACACCTTGTTCCACGCGGTGCGGTCGGTGACCAGCTCCGGGCGCTCGGTGATGTGGGTCTTCAGCACCGTCTCGCGGAACGGCTTGGAGTGGCCGCCGGACTGGTAGTAGCCGACCGCCCGGAAGCGCAGCACATTGCCGCTGCAGAAGTCGGAGCCGGTCTTGTCCAGCGTGCTGATCATCAGCTCGTAGGCGCTGGGCGGCACGGTGTCGTCACTGTCGACGAAGGCCAGGAACTCCGTGCCGTCGGTCAGGTGCAGCAAGCCGGTGTTGCGGGCCGCCCCCAGGCCCGCGTTCTGCTTGCGCACCAGCCGGAACCGGGAGTCCTGGGCGGCGAACGCCTCGGCGATGGCGGCACTGCCGTCCTTGGAGCCGTCGTCGACCATGATGCACTCGAGGTCGCTCATGGTCTGGGCAGCGATCGATTCCAGACATTCCTGCAGGTACCGCTCGACGTTGTAGATCGGAACAACGACGGAGAGACGGGGGGCCATCAGCTGCGCGGGCCTTTCATCGGCGGATGGAGACGACCAGCCGGCCTGGGGCCCGGGGCCCGGCACAGCGGCTCTACCGCGATCCTATCGGTTGGTTCAAGCCGCCCTCCCGGCTCGCGAGCTGCCCGGCCCGGCGGCGGAGCTGCCAGGCTGGCCCGCATGGGATTCCTCAGCAAGCTGCCGGTGGTCGGGCCGGTGGTCGCGGCGGTGCTGCGCAGCCGCCCGTACCGGGTGTTCCGGCACTTCTCGGCGGTCGGGGGCAACCGGTTGGCCGGCGCGGTCACCTTCTACGGGTTCCTGGCGCTCTTCCCGCTGTTGACGGTGGCCCTGGCGGTCGCGGTCTCCACCCTCACCCCGAGCCGGGTGGAGTCGCTCAAGCACCGGATCGCCGAGCAGGTGCCGGGGCTGGCCAACGCGCTGGGGCTGGACTCGCTGATCGCCAACGCCGCCACCGTCGGGCTGATCAGCGGCCTGCTGCTGGTGGCCTCCGGCCTCGGCTGGGTGGACACCATGCGCGCCTCGATCCGGGTGATCTGGCAGCTGCCCGAGGACGACCGCAATGTGCTGGTGCGGCGGATCACCGACTGCGTGGTGCTGGTCGGCCTCGGCGGGGTCTCGATCGTCTCGCTGGGCGCCTCGGCGGTCGGCACCCGGCTGGCCGGGCGGCTGGCAGCGGCGCTGGGACTGGCCGGCGGGGGCCCCGGGCACTGGCTGCTGGCGGTGGCCGGCTTCGTCATCGCGGTCGGCGCCGACCTGCTGCTCTTCCTCTACCTCCTGGCGCCGTTCCCGGGGATCGAGGGGCAGCGCCGGCGCGACCTGCTGGCCGCCGCGCTGATCGGTGCCGTGGGCTTCGAGGTGCTGAAGGTGGGGCTCTCCTCCTACCTGGGCTACGTGGCGGGCAGGAGCCTCTACGGCGCCTTCGGGGTACCGGTGGCGCTGCTGCTGTGGATCAACTTCATCTGCCGGCTGCTGATGTACTGCGTCTCCTGGACCGCGGCGGCCGACCCGGAGCTGGCCAGGGCCCGGGCCCTGGCCAGGGCGGAGGACGCCTACCGGGCGGCGGGCGGGCCGGCCGCGGGCCCGCCGCCGGCCCGCTAGCGGCGGCGCAGGGCGGTCGAGCCGCCACCCGGCCCCGGCTCGTCGGGCGGCGCGCCCTCACCGGTGGCCGGCTGTCCGGCGTTCCGGCGCCGGCGCCGGTTCAGCAGCCAGCCCGCCGCGCTGGCGCAGAGCGCGGCCGCGCCGATCACCGCCCAGTCCCCGGCGCCGACCGTCCGGACGTTGGATGCCGACGCCTGCACGGTCGGCACCCGGCCGGTCGCGGGGGAGGCTGACGCGGCGGCGGACGGTGCCGGGGTGGGGTGGGCTGCGGGGCCACCAGGGTGCCGATCGGGCGGGCCCGGTTCCCGGCGGCGAAGCCCCAGTCCAGCAGTGCGGCGCTCTCGTCGTACACCTTCATGTAGGTGTCCGGGTGCATCACGGCGACCAGCAGGGTGCGGCCGTCGCGCTGCGCGGCGCCGACGAAGGTGGAGCCGGCGTTGCTGGTGTAGCCGTTCTTGACCCCGATCAGGCCCGGGTACTTGCCGAGCAGCCGGTCGGTGTTCTGGATCCCGAAGCTGGCGCGCTGCCCGGTGGCCTTGTCGACCGCTCCCGGGAACTGGGCGTCCTTGGTGCCGCAGTAGGAGCGGAAGTCGGCATTGCGCAGGCCCTCGCGGGCGAACAGCGTCAGGTCGTAGGCCGAGCTCAGCTGGCCGTCCTCGTCGTAGCCGTCGGGGGAGACGACCTCGGTGTCGGCGGCGCCCAGGGCCCGGGCCTTCTGGTTCATCTCCCGGACGGTCTGGTCGACCCCGCCGTTCATGTGGGCCAGCACGTGCACCGCGTCGTTGCCGGAGGGCAGGAAGACGCCCCGCCACAGGTCCTGGACCGTGTAGTCCAGGTCCTCCTTGACACCGACCAGGCTGCTGCCCGGACCCATGCCCGTCAGGTCCTCGGGCGTCACCCGGTGCACGGTGTCGCGCGGGAACTTGGGCAGCACGACGTCCGCGAAGAGCATCTTCAGGGTGCTGGCCGGGGGCAGCCGCAGATGTGCCCGGTAGGCCGCGAGCACATCGCCGGTGCCGGCGTCGGCGACCAGCCAGGACATCCCGGTCAGCCCGTCGGGCAGCTTGGGCGCCCCCGAGGAGACCTGCACGTCGGGCTGCCCCAGCCGCTCGCCGCCGACCACCCCGCCGGACGGCGACGGGTCGGCGGTGGCGCTGCCGGCGGTGGCCAGCACCAGGGCGGTGGCCAGCGCTACCGCCAGCCGACCAGTACGACTCATAAGGTGATCATTCGAATACACGCCGTGTCCGTACCCGTCCGACCGCCCCCGCGCCCAGCCGCGCCGCGAGCATCGCCCCAACCGGGGACCCCGGACTGGGCCGAACGGCCGCCCACCCATACTGGACGGACAGGCTCGGCCCCACCCCGAAGGACTCACCGCCATGACGCTCAGCCGCCGCACCTCCTGGTTCCTCACCGCCTTCGGCGCCTGGTCGGTGATCATCTGGACGACCTTCGTCAAGAACCTCTGGGCGGACTCCGGCCACCAGGCCTTCACCAACGGCGACCACTCCCAGCCCACCGCCTTCTTCTGGATCCACCTGGCCCTCGCCATCACCTCCTTCATCCTCGGAGTCCTGGTCGGCCTGATCGGCCTCCGCGGCCTGCGCCCGGCCAAGGCCGCGGCCTGACGGACCGTCGGCCGCCAAGGCCGCTGAACGCCTGAGGGCCCGCCCGGTGTGAACCGGGCGGGCCCTCAGGCGTTGCTGGGGAGCCGTCAGAAGCGGCGCGTCACCAGGGCGCGCTTGACTTCCTGGATGGCCTTGGTGACCTCGATGCCACGCGGGCAGGCCTCCGAGCAGTTGAAGGTGGTGCGGCAGCGCCACACGCCCTCGCGGTCGTTGAGGATCTCCAGGCGCTGCTCGGCGCCCTCGTCACGCGAGTCGAAGATGAAACGGTGCGCGTTGACGATGGCGGCCGGGCCGAAGTACTGGCCGTCGTTCCAGAAGACCGGGCAGGACGAGGTGCACGCGGCGCACAGGATGCACTTGGTGGTGTCGTCGAAGCGCTCGCGGTCCTCGGCGGACTGCAGGCGCTCACGGGTCGGCTCGTTCCCCTTGGTGATGAGGAACGGCATCACGTCCTTGTAGGCCTGGAAGAACGGGTCCATGTCGACCACCAGGTCCTTGAGGACGGTGAGGCCCTTGATGGCCTCGATGGTGATCGGCTTTTCCGGGTTGACGTCCTTGATGAGCGTCTTGCAGGCGAGCCGGTTGCGGCCGTTGATCCGCATGGCGTCGGAACCGCAGATGCCGTGCGCGCAGGAGCGGCGGTAGGTGAGGGTGCCGTCCTGCTCCCACTTGACCTTGTTGAGGGCGTCCAGGACGCGCTCCTTGGGGTCCATGGAGAGCTGGTAGTCGACCCACACCGGGTCCGGGTGCTCCTCCGGGTTGAACCGGCGGATCCGCAGGGTCACGGTGATCAGCTGGACCGCGCCGGACTCGGCCGCGTCCAGGGCCGCCGAGTGCGGGGCGTCCATCGTGGGGGCGCTCATCAGTACTTACGCTCCATCGGCTGGTAGCGGGTCGTGACGACCGGCTTGTAGTCGAGGCGGATCGAGGTGGTGCCGTCCTCGGCAACCTCCTGGTACGCCATGGTGTGCTGCATGAACTTCACGTCGTCACGGGTCGGGAAGTCCTCGCGGAAGTGGCCACCGCGCGACTCCTGACGAGCCAGCGCGGAGACCACCAGCACCTCGGCCAGGTCGAGCAGGTTGCCCAGCTCCACGGCCTCCAGCAGGTCGGTGTTGTAGCGGAAGCCCTTGTCCTGGATCGCCACGTGCTTGTAGCGCTCGCGCAGCGCGGCGATGTCCTCGGAGGCCTGCTTCAGGGTGGCGCCGGTGCGGTAGACCATGGCGTTGACGTCCATGGTCTCCTGCAGCTCCTTGCGGATCTGCGCGACCGACTCGGTGCCGGTGGACTCGCGCAGGCCGTCGACCAGGGCCTGCACCTTCTCGGCCGGGTTGGCCGGCAGCGGCACGAACTCGGCGTTGTTGGCGTAGTCCGCGGCGGCGATGCCCGCGCGGCGGCCGAACACGTTGATGTCCAGCAGCGAGTTGGTGCCCAGGCGGTTGGCGCCGTGCACGGACACGCACGCGACCTCGCCGGCCGCGTACAGGCCCGGGACGATGTCGGTGTTGTTGCGCAGCACCTCACCCTCGACGTTGGTCGGGATGCCGCCCATCGCGTAGTGCGCGGTGGGCTGGATCGGGATCGGGTCCGTGTAGGGCTCGATGCCGAGGTAGGTGCGGGCGAACTCGGTGATGTCCGGCAGCTTGGCGTCCAGCTGCTCCGGCGGAAGGTGCGTCAGGTCCAGGTAGACGTGGTCGCCGTCGGGGCCGCAGCCGCGACCCTCGCGGATCTCGGTGTAGATCGCGCGGGAGCAGACGTCACGGGACGCGAGGTCCTTCATGACCGGCGCGTAGCGCTCCATGAAGCGCTCGCCGTCCTTGTTGCGCAGGATGCCGCCCTCGCCGCGGGCGCCCTCGGTGAGCAGGATGCCCATGCGCCAGATGCCCGTCGGGTGGAACTGGAAGAACTCCATGTCCTCCAGCGGCAGGCCGCGGCGGTAGACCAGGGCCTGGCCGTCACCGGTGAGGGTGTGGGCGTTGGAGGTCACCTTGTAGAACTTGCCGGTGCCGCCGGAGGCGAAGACCACGGCCTTGGCCTGGAAGACGTGGATCTCGCCGGTGGCCAGCTCGTAGGCCACGACGCCCGAGGTCTTGCCCTCGTTGATCAGCAGGTCGAGGACGTAGAACTCGTTGAAGAACTCCACACCCTCCTTGACGCAGTTCTGGAACAGCGTCTGGAGGATCATGTGACCGGTGCGGTCGGCCGCGTAGCAGGAGCGGCGCACGGCGGCCTCGCCGTGGTTGCGGGTGTGACCGCCGAACCGGCGCTGGTCGATCCGGCCGGCCTCGGTGCGGGAGAAGGGCAGGCCCATCTTCTCCAGGTCGAGGACCGCGTCGATGGCCTCCTTGCACATGATCTCGGCGGCGTCCTGGTCGACCAGGTAGTCACCGCCCTTGACCGTGTCGAAGGTGTGCCACTCCCAGTTGTCCTCCTCGACGTTGGCGAGGGCGGCGCACATGCCGCCCTGGGCCGCGCCGGTGTGGGACCGGGTGGGGTAGAGCTTGGTCAGTACCGCGGTGCGGCTGCGCTTGGTCGACTCGATGGCCGCGCGCATGCCGGCGCCGCCGGCGCCGACGATGACGGTGTCGTACTGATGAATCTGCATGAGTGTTGACTCGCCTCTGGTCCTGCGCCGATTAGATGTTCGGGTCGAAGGTGAAGATCACCAGGGTGCCGAGCAGGACCGTGAAGACGGTCGCGGCGCCCATCAGGCCCTTCAGCCACATCCGGGTGGAGTCCTTCTCGGCGTAGTCGTTGATGACCGTGCGCATGCCGTTGGCGCCGTGCAGCATGGCGAGCCAGAGCATCAGCAGGTCCCAGCCCTGCCAGAAGGGGGAGGCCCAGCGGCCGGCCACGAAGGCGAAGTTGATCTTCGAGACGCCGCCGTCGAGGGTCAGCATGATGATCAGGTGACCCAGGATCAGGACCACCAGCACGATGCCGGACAGGCGCATGAAGAGCCAGGCCAGCATCTCGAAGTTGGTCCGGGTGCGGCGCGGGGTCTTCTTGGTGCGGACCCGGGGCGGCTCGATCACGAACGCGTCGGCGGGGTTGCCAGTGCCCAGGCCCTTGCCGGTGTGGGCCTGCGAGGAGCCGACCAGCTCGAGGTCGGTGGTGTCAGTCGACATGCCGGATCACTTCCCGAACCAGGAGAGCAGGGTGTGCTGGAGAATCGGGTAGAACGCACCCGCCATCAGGACCACCCAGATGCCCACGACGCTCCACAGCATCTGCTTCTGGTACTTGGGGCCCTTGGACCAGAAGTCCACGGCGACGACCCGCAGACCGTTCAGCGCGTGGAACAGGATGGCGGCCGTCAGGCCGTACTCCATCAGGTTCACCAGCGGGGTCTTGTACGTGTTGATGGTCGAGTCGTACGCGTGCGGCGAGACCCGGACCAGCGCGGTGTCGAGGACGTGGACGAGAAGGAAGAAGAAGATGAGGACGCCAGTGACTCGATGAGCCACCCAGGACCACATGCCTTCTCGGCCGCGGTACAGCGTTCCAGCCGGCACGGGAAACCCTCCGGTTACGGTTGAAGGGCTCGGCCGGCTTCGGTGTCGGTCAGCCCGGCCGGGTACGGTCCACCGGCCGCGGTCATCCTATCGACGCCTCCAGGCGAACCGCCTTCGGGGGGTTTGAGTGTGATCAATCAGGCACGTCAGGGGCAAGAATTCACCCCGCCGGGTGAGGGCGGGGTGTGGGAGATGACGCGTGGGCGGCCGGATCGAGGCGGCGTCAGGAACTGCCGCTGGCGACCAGGTGCTCCAACCGGTGCAGCGCGATCCGGCGCAGCTGCTCGGCGGCGACCAG
Protein-coding regions in this window:
- the trpS gene encoding tryptophan--tRNA ligase yields the protein MVNDARITEEKARPRVLSGIQPTSGSFHLGNYLGAVRQWVDLQKDNDAFYMVVDLHAITVPQDPAALRENSRVSVAQLLGAGVDPEHCTLFLQSHVPEHAELGWVMNCLTGFGEAARMTQFKDKSAKQGSDSTTVGLFTYPVLMVADVLLYQADAVPVGEDQRQHLELTRDLAERFNTRYQPTFTIPKPYILKETAKIMDLQDPTAKMSKSAASPKGLVSLLDDPKVSAKKFKSAVTDTDTVVSYDEEKKAGVSNLLRIHSALSGQSIEQLVAHFEGKMYGALKTELAELFTEWVGPFQQRTREFLDDPAELDRVLAVGAAKAREVAAVTLETVYDRIGFVPAAKR
- a CDS encoding 2'-5' RNA ligase family protein, producing the protein MASLGPTGGIGRPSAGAAGSALTIGVAVTVPEPFGSAIQDARAGHGDPQARAIPTHVTLLPPTEVAAERLPEVRAHLAAVAAARRPFRMLLHGSDTFRPVSPVVFIRVEEGAQECRELEAAIRSGPLARELAFPYHPHVTVAHGLPDLVLDQALADARTFHAAFTVPGFTLSRFGADEVWRPWHGYAFSGH
- a CDS encoding stealth family protein: MAPVQPEPVPEPEPEPEPVPPTPEELRAAREEQLLQASPQLVRADGRLAEVRDDLLSGDAYLHNFTEVARLLTRAGVRFAPLGGQWTRQWVAIAPGQREAVLAACAEAFEGLPVYADLLGHDVTLGSVLAEELPAAVAALEWPDGLPGEPSDRQLDEPSDDRSAADAAEGETTAEADAEESGETPVDEPAEPRVRVKGVRIYRPVTTSGKTLLYGPEHGCDLDFWDAGGDDRGAVAAIHEPPFGWWVPSLEADAVARIGGSDYPVPQAFVQPRLDDVTFPVDAVITWVDDNDPAWRERRAERLAAMSARPATGDGAERFRNRDELRYCLRSIAMYAPWIRRVYLVTDGQCPDWLATEHPDVTVVAHRQLFADATILPVFNSHAIETQLHRIPDLAEHFLYFNDDMFLGRPVQPEQFFQGNGVPLVNLDSRVIPPGPVAADDDEYVAPQKNTRALIRREHGRETSRVLSHTPYPMTRSLLAECAEVFAAELAATARSPFRSRSDVAPITLAVGHGYLTGRIAWGRLGHRYLDVDRYAELERLPELLQWRDTDSFCLNDGDLDGVPPAEQDRQVTVFLQDYFPVSGPLERTPPVPAARAPLAVVEPASEQEASEEQASAEQAVAEPADSEHQTV